The Desulfobulbus propionicus DSM 2032 DNA segment CAACGTCTTTGTCGAATACCTGCGCTCGTCGCTCAACGACGTGGTGATCATCAATCCGGGCGAGCATTTCGTCGAGGGCATGGATGCCGACGACATCATGTACATGTGGGAAATTTTTCAACGATCCGGCAATATCGACATCTGGCGCTTCCAGAGCGTGGACGACATCGTCAAATCCTTCGAGCTCATGGGCAAGAAAGTGCCGCCGGAATGGACCGGCAAGGACGCCACCTATTCCACCGGCTGCACCAAGGAGATGGAGATTGCCGTGCAGATGCAGAAGCAGTATCCGGAAATGCAGCTGATCGGCCCGCCCTACGAGAAATTCCAGCGCCGCAAGGAGTACGGGGTCGGCAAGCTGTACGATCGCACCCTGGCCGGCAGCGAATGAGACGGACTGCCCGGAACGGTGAGCCGTTGACTGGCGCCTCTTTTGCCGTCTTGCGGCCCGCGCGTTTGCGGCAACGAAGGAACGATATTTTCAGTACACAACAATCAAGACGATGAACAACACGCAAGCCGTCAGTTTTCTGGATGCCACCTTGCGCAAGGTGTATCCGCAGGATTTTGAATACCGCCAGTTGGCCGAGGAACGCCTGGAGCAGCTGACCATGCCCCGTTGGGCCCTGGGCGATTTGCTGGATCTGGCCGTCGACCTGGCCGGCATGACCCGTTCACTGCGGCCGCCGGTAGCCCGCAAGAAGGTGGTGATCATGGTGGGCGATCACGGGGTGACCGCTGAGGGGGTGTCGAAATATCCGCCGGAGGTGACCGCCCAAATGGTGCGCAACTTCGTCCGTGGCGGGGCCGGGATCAATGCCTTGGCCCGCCAGGCAGGGGCCGGGGTGTGCGTGGTCGATGTCGGGGCCAGGGATGATTTTGCCGATCTGGTGCGGGAAGGTGCGATCATGGCCAAGAAAATTGGACATGGCACCGCCAACATGGTCTATGGCCCGGCCATGACCCGGACCCATGCGGTCATGGCGGTCGAGGCGGGAATCGAGGTGGCCAATGCTCTGGCCGCCGAGGTCGATGTCTTGGGCGCCGGCGAAATGGGTATCGGCAATACCACCCCGAGCACCGCCATCGCGGCGGTGTTCACCGGCAGGAAGGTGGCTGAGCTGACCGGTCGGGGCACCGGCATCGACGATATCCAGTTGGCCAATAAGATCGCGGTGATCGAAAAAGCCCTGACCCGCAACAAACCCAATGCCAAGGACGGCCTCGATGTGCTGGCCAAGGTCGGCGGTTTTGAGATCGGCGCCATTGCCGGCCTCATTCTCGGTGCGGCCGCCCACCGCAAGCCGGTGATTGTCGACGGGTTCATTTCCACCGCCGGGGCGATGATCGCTTCTAGCCTGGAACCCTTTGTCCGCGACTATCTGATCTGCGCCCATCGCAGCGCCGAACCGGGTCATGGGGCACTGCTGGATGCATTGCGGCTTCGGCCCCTGCTTGATCTCAACCTGCGCCTGGGCGAAGGGAGCGGGGCGGCCCTGGCCATGAATGTAGTGGAGGCGGCCGTGGCCATCCTCACGGAAATGGCCACCTTTGCCGAAGCCGGCGTAGCCGGACCCCGATAACCGGCGCTGCTACTGGGTATAAAAATTTGTACTTTGGTGAGGCTGAATCTTGACGATCGGGATGGTGTGTGCTATTTTACAATCTAGTCAATACCCATTCCCAAAAGTGGTGGAGCTATTATGAAGCGCATGGCATTCGGGATAACACTTTTTGCTGTACTGCTGCTGTTTGGCGACCGTCTCACCCATGCCAGCGAGGCCCAGGCAGCCCTGACAGGCCGGACTTCGGTCTATAGGTATGAGATACCGGAGAGCTTGAGCCCCGAGGAAAAAAACTGGTTCAAGACCTTCCAGGAAGGCAATTTTCTTTCCGAAGGCTGGCAGCAGATTTCCGCAGAAATAATGGCCAAGACCCCGCCCGAGCAACGTTCGGCGCAGAAAATCGCCTTGGACAATCTGGGGAGGAAAATCGGCATGGAATGGAGCCGGGCCAACGATGTCCGCAAGGTGGATTCGACCATGCTCCAGGAGTGGGGCGACATTCTGCGGACAACGGCCCGTAAGAATCCCCAGCAACTGGCCTCGGCCATTGCCTATATCGATCAGGAAGTCGACGCCGTTCTTGATTGATCCTCCTGCCCGCTGTTCCCGAGTCCTTCCTCGCTGACCTGCTCCACCCTGCACTGTAACGCTCCCCGGTGGAGCAGGACCTCCACGACCTCTCCCGTGCGGACCTGACCATAGCCGGTGACCACCCGTTGTTTTTTTTCGGTCGTCCGCACGATCGCGTAGCCCCGTTCCAGGGTGGCCAGGGGGCTGACCGCGTGCAACACGCCCGCGACCCTGGCAAATCGTTCCTCTTTGCCCTGATACTGGGTACGAATCGCTCGCAGGAGACGGATGCGCGCCTCGTTGAGCCGTTGCTCATAGAGATGGACCCGGCGGACCGGGTTTAATCGAGCCAGGGTGCGGGCGGCGTGGGCAAGCCGCTGGCCCCGGGCATCCAGCGTGGTGTGCAGCGACCGCTCCAACCGTGTCGTCAGCTGATCGAGCCGCAGCATCAGCCGTTCAAGGGGGTGACGCATGGATTCAAGCCGACGTCTGGCCACAAGCAAGCGCTGTGCCGCCCCCTCGGTTCGGCTCCGGAGGAGACGGCGCAGCCGCTCATCCTGCTGGTTGATGCGCACACGCAGGGCCGCGCTGTCCGGCGTCAGCAGTTCGGCCGCGGCGCTGGGTGTCGGTGCCCGTAGATCGGCGGCAAAATCCGCGATGGTGAAATCAATTTCATGGCCTACCGCGCTGACCACCGGCACGGCCGAACGACGGATGGCCCGGGCCAGGTGCTCGTCGTTGAAGGCCCACAGATCCTCGATCGACCCGCCTCCCCGGCAAAGGACGATCAGGTCGGTGGCCACCCGGGCATTGATCTCCTCCAGGGCGCGTATCATCTCGGCCGAGGCCTGTTCGCCCTGAACAGCCACCGGATAGACCGCTATTCGCACCATGGGGCAGCGCCGGTTGGCGATGTGGATGAAGTCATGCACCGCTGCCCCCCGGGGCGAGGTCACCAGGGTGATGTGGCCGGGAAAGCCGGGTGGGCGGCGTTTGCGGTGCTCGTCAAACAGCCCCTCGGTGGCCAGCCGTTGTTTCAGTTGCTCAAAGGCCAGCTGCAGGGCGCCCGCTCCCTGGTGATCGATGGTATCGACGATCAGCTGATATTCGCCTCGCGGTTCATAGACCGAGATCCGGCCGCGGCAGACCACATGATCTCCATCCTTGGGGAATCGGCTCAGGTAGCGTTGCTGCATTTTGAACAGCACCGCCCTGATCTGGGCGCCGCTGTCCTTGAGGGTGAAATAACAGTGACCCGAGTAGGGCTTGTGCAGGTTGGAAATCTCTCCGCCCACACTGATAAAGGGGTACTGGGCCTCCAGCAGGAGGCGGATGGACTCGTTGAGTTCGGACACAGTCAAGACACGGCGGTCATCCATGGCGGACTCCGTGCCGGCGTGCGAACAACCGGTCTGCTCGCGTCGAGGCCTGGGGCGGCCGCAGGGCTTTTTGCGTGTTCATCGTGGATTGGCTGATGCTTTTTTTTTTCGTCGGGGTATAATCGTGCACCTTGGCGGTGGAGGAGCATTCGAGCTGTTTACCAGTGTTGTCCGGCCACGCGCAACGGGTATTTTCCGGCTGGTCCCAGCTTGCATTTTTCTGTCCCGACATCACCTTTTCGCCGCACCATTTCACGGAGGAACACAACCGCATGACGGAACCAAGTGCCTTTGATTCCAACAACATCAAACTGCAACCCCTGCAACCCGTCGGCCTGATGGAGCAGTTCAATCTGCCGCCTAGGATGATTGCCTTTATCCGCCGCAATCAGCGGCCTATCTGGGGCGGGGTGATCGCGGTCGTTGTCCTGAGTCTGGGCATCGCCGCCTACAGTGCCTACCGCGACCATCGCGCCGCGCGGGCTGCCTCGGCCCTTGACGCTGCCATGATCGCTTCTGGCGACAAGCGCCAATTGCTGGAACAGGTGGTGCAGGATTACGGCGCCACCCCTTCGGCCCTGTGGGCGAAGATCGAGCTGGCTTTCCTGGAGGAACGCGAGGCCCAGCGGGCCAAGGCCATTGCCCGCCTGGAGGAGGTCAACGCCAGCCTCGCGGCCAGGTCCCTGCTCAAGCCCCTGATCCAGAACAAGCTGGCTGGACTGTACGAAAACGAAAAGCAGCTGGACAAGGCCATTGCCGCCTATACCGAGCTGGCGGCCAGGGAAGAGTTTGCCGCCGAGGCCTACAGGGCCTTGGGGCGGGTCAATGAGCAGTTGGGCAGGAAAGAGGAGGCCGCGGCCATGTATGACAAGTATCTCGAATTGGTCGGCGCGCAGCCGCCGGTGCAGGGGAAGACGGATCCGATTCGGGAAATGGTCCAATTCAGACGCAATCAATTGAACAAATAATGGACATCATCAACACCCCTCAGGAAATGTATGCCTGGTCCAGGGATCGGGCAATCTCGGGCAAGTGTGTCGGTCTGGTGCCGACCATGGGCTATTTTCACGAGGGCCATCTCAGCCTGATGCGCAGGGCGGGGACCCTGTGTGATCAGGTGGTGGTCAGCCTGTTCGTCAATCCCACCCAGTTCGGTCCCAATGAGGATCTGGACCGCTATCCCCGCGATTTTGAACGCGACATGGACATGGTCCGCCAGGAGAAGGTGGCCGCGGTCTTTGCCCCGACCCCGCAGCTGATGTATCCCCAGGGATTCCAGACCGAAATACGCGTCAAGGAGCTGGCGACCTATTTGTGCGGCAAAAGCCGGCCGGTCCACTTTGCCGGCGTGGTCACGGTGGTCACCAAGCTGCTCAACATCGTCCAGCCCGAGGTGGCGGTGTTCGGCGAGAAGGATTTTCAGCAGCTGGCGATCATTCGCCGTCTGGTGGCCGATCTCAATATTCCGGTGCGGATTGTCGGCCATCCGATCGTGCGCGAAGCCGACGGCCTGGCCATGAGTTCACGCAACGCCAACCTCGACCCGGCCAACCGGGCCGCGGCGCTCAGCCTGTCGACCGCCCTTGAGCTGGCACGGGCCCAGGCCGCCCGGGGGATGCGTTCGGTGGCCGAGCTGGCCCCGCTGCTGGAGCGGCATATTCATTCCTTTGCCGGCAATGTTATCGATTATGTCAGCTTTGTCGATTGCGACACCCTGGAGCCGATGAGTGAGATCAACGAGCGTACCGTGCTCGCCTTGGCCGTCCATGTCGCCGGCAAGACCGGCCAGGTGCGGCTGATCGACAACGGCTATCTTCTGCCGCGGGCAGAGGGCTAATCGTTCGCCAGCGGCGCCGCACGGCTTTGCCGATCTTTTTTCTACAACACTGCAAGAGGTAAATTGTGCCTGGTTTTGAAATTTTTGGAGCAGAAGAAAAACAGCAGGTTCTCGAGGTGCTGGACAGCGGCGTGCTGTTTCGCTACGAGTTTGCCGCCCAGCGGAACAATGTGTGGAAAGTACTGGAATTCGAACGGGCCTTTGCCGCCTATACCGGAGCCGCCCATGCCCAGGCGGTGACCTCCGGAACCGCGGCTCTCAAGGTCGCCCTGGCGGCGCTGGGCGTCGGTGCCGGGGACGAGGTGGTCACCCAGGGCTTCACCTTTGTCGCCACCTGGGAAGCGATCCTCGACTGTGGCGCCATCCCGGTGTTCACCGAGGTGGATTGGACCCTCAACATGGACCCGGCCGATCTGGAGAAGAAGATTACCCCCAGGACCAAGGCGATCATCCCGGTGCACATGATGGGTGCCCAGGCCCGAATTGGGGAAATCAAGGCCATTGCCGACCGCCACGCCATCCCGGTGATCGAGGATACGGCCCAGGCGGCCGGCGGCCGGCTGAACGGTCGCCACCTCGGCACCTTTGGCGCGGTGGGCACCTTTTCCTTTGACGCGGTCAAGACCATGACCACCGGCGAGGGCGGCATGTGCATCACCAATGATGCCGGCTTGTGGCAGCGGATGTCCGAGTACCACGACCACGGCCACGACCATGTGCCCAACCCCGGCGGCCGCGGCGGCGAAGGCCGGCCGTTCATCGGCTTCAACTACCGGATGATGGAAATTCAGGGGGCCATCGGTTTGGCCCAATTGGCCAAGCTGGACACCATTGTCGCGGAACAGAAGAAGAACAAACAGTTTTTCCAAGAGGCGGTGCGTGTGCTGCCTGGGGTTCGTTTTCGCGAGATCCTCGATCCCGAGGGCGATTCCGCCACCTTCCTCACCTTCATGCTGCCGGACAAGGAGCGGACCACGGCGGTCAACCAGGTACTGCGCGACCAGGGCGTGGGCGCGGTTCGCTGGAGCGAGAATGGCTGGCATTACTATCCCAACTGGGAGCATCTGCTCGAGGGCAAGACCTACTGCCAAGGGGGCTGGCCCTTCGCCGCCCATGGCAAACGGCGCATCGTCTACGACCCGCAGGCCCTCCCCCAGTCGGCCGCAATCCTCGAACGCACACTCACCTATCAGGTGCCGATCCTGCTGGCCGATGAACAGAAGGCCAAGATCGCCGCGGCCCTGCAACAGGCTGCCCGGATCTAACTTCTTTCAAGCCATTCCTCCCGATGGAACGCACCAGTGGGTGTTCCATCAGGAGGGCAGTGTTTCTTTCCCCGTCCCCACATAGACATCGAAACGCACCGCCTTGCCCTTGAGTGTATAGGAAGGGAGCCGGTCAGCGAGAAACGGTCCCTTGAGCGGTCGCTTGACCACCACCTTCCTGATTGCAAGGGCGAGAGCCGCCCGCAGCAGCTCTTCCGGAGGCTCGGTTTTTTGGTCAAGGAGCTGCAACAGACGCAGTTCCTGCTTGACCTTTGCTGTCTTGGTCCGCTGCGGAAACATGGGGTCCAGGTAGATCACCTCCGGCCGTTCGGTCAGCGTCGGCCAAAGGTCGAGAGCATTGGCTGCCCGCAGGCGGATTCGCGATGCGACCTCGCCTAGCCGGGGATCGGCTGCGGCCCGCTGCAAACCGTCCGCCAACAGGGCTGCGACCACGGGGTTGCACTCGAACATCCACACCCGAAAGCCGCTGGCGGCAAGGAGAAAGCCGTCCCGGCCAAGTCCGGCGGTGGCATCGATCAACAGCGGCTGAACAGTGTGGCGCACCTTGGCCGCCCGGACCAGCAGTTCGTCACCCGGCCGCGACACACGGCGGCGGGCAGCCGGGCTGGCAAAATCGACCCATAGGGCTCCGGGCAGCTCCGGGTCGCCGGGTTTGCACAGTTCCAGGTGATCGGAGGTGAACCGCAGCAGCAGATCGGCGGCCAAAGGCTCGCTGACCACCGGAACGCCGAGGGCTTCGGCCAGGACCTGGACACGGTTGGCCGAACTGTGCGGCTCGGCGAGCAGGGCCAGGGAGAGGGGCGAGACGGCCATGTATTTTCGTTGTAACCTGATGGATTGTTTGGTGATTGCCTTTTGTCCGGCCGCACTGTATCATGGCGCGCAGGAAAAGAACAAAAGAATGATGCTCTCTTGAGAGAAACTGCAGGAACGCCGATGAGCACAGTCGAGTCAAAGATTATCGCCATTATCCCCGCCCGTTATCAGTCAAACCGCTTTGAGGGCAAGCCGCTGGCCCTGATTGCCGGCAAGCCCATGATTCAACATGTGGTGGAGCGGGCCCAGCGGGTCACGCTGCTTTCCCGGGTGGTGGTGGCCACCGACGATGAACGCATCGCCCGGGCGGTCGAGGCCTTTGGCGGTTCCTGGGTGATGACCCGGCGCGACCATGCCACCGGCACCGATCGCCTGGCCGAGGCGGCCAGGCTGCTCGACATTGCCGACCAGGATGTGATTGTCAATATACAGGGGGATCAACCCCTGTTTTCCCCGGAAATTGTCGAGCAGGTGGCCCGGCCGCTGATCGACGATCCCTCCCTGCCCATGGCCACTCTGATCTACAAGATTGTCCGCCCGGAGGAAATCACCGATCCCAACCACGTCAAGACCGTGTTCGACTGTCACGGCAATGCCCTCTACTTTTCCCGCTCGCCCATCCCCTTCCAGCGCGATCCCGGCGACCGGGAACAGCCGACCTATTACAAGCATCTCGGTTTCTATGCCTATCGCAAAGGATTTCTGGTGACCTTTGTCGGTCTGCCCGAAGGTCAATGGGAGCGGTTTGAAAAATTGGAGCAATTGCGCGCCCTGGAGTTCGGCTATTCCATCCGGGTGGTGCTGACCGATCACGATTCGGTGGAGGTCGACACACCCAAGGATCTGCTCCGGGTGGAAGAGTTGTTGCAGGCGACGCGGTGATCCATTCCTTGCAGACGCTTCGAGGTACATGCTAGGCATGGCCGGAACGCGGCAGCTCAAGGCACAGCTGCAGTTTCTGACATCGCAGGGATTTTCCGTTCTTGATGTCCTGCCGGAAAAAAGCCTGGCGGAAAAGATTACCGCTCTGGTGCTCGACAGCGCCGCCGGCGGAATATCGCCGGTGGTTTCGGCGATATTCAACAAGCTCAGGCAGCAGATCGAATCGCTCGATTCGAGCACGACCAAGGTGGTGGTGTTCGGCGGCGGCACCGGACTGTCCAACATCATCGGCGGTGATTCCCGGCGGCTCGGGTGGGCGCGCGCGCCCTTCACCGGGTTGAAACAGGTGTTTCCCCTGGTCAGCTCGGTGGTTTGCGTCACCGACGACGGCGGCTCCACCGGCGAATTGCAAAAAGATGTTCCTCTGATAGCCTTGGGCGATCTCCGTCATGTGCTGATCGCCTCGATCCGGAGCGAAGCCCTCATCAAAGGATACGGACTCGATCCGGTCGGCGCCAGCCGCTGTGCCGCGGCCCTGCACGCTCTGTTCAACTACCGGTTCATTTCCCGGCCCGATTCGGCCGTGCAGCTGCTCCAGGATACGAACGCGGTCCTGGCCGACGTGCCGCAGCCGATGCTCGTGTATCTGAGGAAACTGACCTCGCTACTCTACACCGACGGGCGCCTGGCTCCCACCCTGCAACGGCCTCAGTGCCTGGGGAATCTTCTGCTGGCGGCGGCGATCTACAAGCAGCTTGATCCGGCACTGACCGCCACCCAGCTGCTGGCCTCGCATCAGGTGGTGCGCACCGCGACCATCCGTGGACTGGCCGAGCTGGCGGCCTGTCTGGGAGTCCGGCCCAATGCGGTCCTGCCCTGCACCACCACCCTGTCGCAGCTGCAGATGCTGTACGGCAACGGGGTGCTGGTCACGAGCGAGGATAAATCGGGCAAGGCGCGGCGCGGCTATCCGGTGGACCGGGTGCTGGTGGAGTTCAGTCGGCCGCCCTTTCTCCAACCCGAGGTGGTTCGGTTGGTGCAAGAGGCCGATATCATTCTCTTTGCTCCGGGAAGCCTGTACACCTCGATCATCCCTATTCTCCAGGTGCCCGGCCTGGCCGAGGCCATCCGCCGCAACCGTTCGGCCCTCAAGGTGCTGGTGGCCAACATCTGGGTGCAGAAGGGAGAGACCGATGTCGCCCGCGATGCGCCGGACCGCAAATTTTACGTCTCCGATCTGATCCGGGCCTATCATCGCAATATCCCCGGCGGTGTTCGCGACCTGTTTTCCCATGTGATCAGCCTCGACATGAGCGATATTCCCGGGTCCGTGCTGCAACGGTACGCCCTGGAAGACAAGGAGCCGATCTACATTGACCGCAACCGGGTCCGGTCGTTGGGATTCGGCTCCATCGAGGCCCGGGTGTTTTCCGAGGAGTTGCTGCGGCAGCGAGGGTCCATTCAGCACGATCCCGATGCCTTGGCCCGGGCGATCAAGGGACTGTGGGCCCTGCAGCAGGCCGGCTTCCTTGTTCCTCCGGCCGGCACGGAGGCTCTTCCCGCCGCTGACCTGGTTTTTCTTGGCGACCATCCGGTGCGGAGTGCGCCGTGCCTGCGCTACGACAGGATTCGCTCGCAACTGTATGCCCTCAGCACCGAGCTGATCCCGGCCGGTTCCCTGACCATGGTCAAGATGACCGAGATGGAACGCAAGTGGCTCCTGGACCGGGTGGTGGAAATCATCTGGCTCCATCCCGACATTCCTTTGGAACACTTACATTTTCTTCGGGGGATCACCCTGGTGGATCGGGGGGCCTGGAAACGCTGCCAAGAGTGGGACAACGTCTTTTCCTTTTACGATCCGCACGATCAGCGGATCAAGATTCGCCAGGACCAGGCGCAAAATCTCAACCGGTTCGAGATGGTCTTGCTCGTCGCCCTGGGGCAGTCGCTGCTGGGCAACTATGCGCAGGAAAAGCGCATGGACGACCTGATGGTGGACGGCGAGCCGGTGGGCCGGGTCTACCGGCTCAAGGTCAGGGAGCAAGAGCAGTTGAACAGCTTCCTGGAACCCGGCGACATCGACGCCTACTTGCGGCTTTCGCGGATGCACCGGATGCGGGGGGAGGAACGGCTGTATACCCGGGTGATCAACCCCGGTGAAGGTTTCACTCCGCCGGGGCTGTTTTTCGGCCTTTTTTATGCCTGGTACCTGGACAACCGTTTCGCGGCCAACATAGAATACAAGATGTCCATCATGCGCAATACCATTTCGGACCTTATCCCTGAACAGGTGCGGATCGTCGAACGTCGCCGGCGGACGATCGACTTTTTCCGCGAACGAATCTTCAGGCAACGATCTCCTCTTCTTTCCGGAAGAATGCCGTGACCAGTCCCGTGCTTGTTTTTCTGTGCGCATTGCTCGCCGTGTATGCCCTGGCCACGGTGGTCTATTACTTCGCAGTCCTGCGCCCCCGCCTGCGTCGACCCCGGGCCGCAGCGGCAATCTCCTCGGACGGCGTCGAGACGGCGGATCGGGCGGCGTTCGAGCGCGAGCAAACGCAGACCCTCGGCCCGGAAGTGGGCCGCGCCCTCGAAGAATGGCGCTATACCTTCGATGCCATTGTCGATCCCGTCCTCATTCTCAATACCGAGCTGCAGATCGTCAAGGCCAACAAAGCCGCCAGGCAACTGCTCTCGGTCAACGGTGCGGCCATCGAGGGCAAGACCTGCCATCGGCTGTTCGCCGGGTTGGACACCGTCTGCCCGCTGTGCCCGGCGCAGACCGTGCAGCACGAACGCAAACCGCACCGGCAGGAAATCACCCAGCGCTATCTCGGCCGGACCTTTGCCGTCTCCTGTTCTCCCCTGTTCCATGCGGACCGGATTGTCGGCTTTATTTATTCGGCCAAGGATATCAGCGTGCAGCGCAACCTGGAAAAACGTCTGGTGCATGCGCACAAGTTGGAATCCATCGCCACGCTTGCCGGTGGTATTGCTCATGATTTCAACAATATCCTCGGGGCCATCCTCGGCAATGCCGATCTGCTCCTGTATCGCCTGCCGGACAAGGAAGGAAGAGGCGAATCATCGATGGGGCCGCCCATCACCTACGAGGAGATCGGCGAGCATGTCCAGGCGATGCGCAGGGCCGGCAACCGGGCCAAGGATTTGGTCGCCCAGATCCTTGCCTTCAGCCGTCAGTCGACCAACCAGCGGCGCGGCCTGCTGATCGCTCCGGTGATCAAGGAATCCTGCCGCCTGTTGCGTGCCTCCCTGCCGGCAACCATTGAACTCAAGGTGGAAATCGCCGATACTGTGGGCATGATCTACGCCGATCCGGGACAGATGCAACAGGTGGTCATGCACCTGTGCACCAATGCCGCTCAGTCGCTGGAGAACAAGACGGGGACGATTGAAGTTTCTTTGCGGGAGATCGAAACCGGAAGGGCGGAACAGCTCCGCTACCACGATTTGATGCCGGGACGATATGTTGTCCTGACGGTCAGGGACACCGGCAAGGGCATGCCGCCGGAGATGCTGGAGCGGATCTTTGATCCTTTTTACACCACCCGCGAGGTGGGCGAGGGGTCGGGCATGGGGCTGGCCGTGCTTCATGGCATCATTGTTTCCCATGACGGGGTGATCGACGTCAAGTCAGAGGTGGGCAAGGGGTCGGTGTTTAGCGTCTTTTTCCCGCGGTTGCAGGACGTGGCGGGCGAGGAGGGAGAGCAGACAGTCGCCATGCCTCGCGGCACGGAAACCATCCTCTTTGTCGACGACGAGGAAGATATCGTCAGCATGCGCACCCGAATGCTTTCCTATCTGGGGTACCGCGTGCTGCCGGCAACCAGCCCGGAGCAGGCCCTGGGGTATTTCACCAGGGGCGAGGAACGTATCGATCTGTTGATCACCGATCATACCATGCCGAGGATGACCGGACTGCAGCTGGCGGCGGAAATCAATGCCCTGTATCCGGATTTGCCGATCATCCTCTGCTCGGGGTATAGTGAAGCGGTGACCCTGGAAGAAGCATTGGAGGCCGGGGTTCGCCGTTTCTTGGCCAAGCCGGTGGACATGCGGCTGCTGGCCCTG contains these protein-coding regions:
- a CDS encoding hybrid sensor histidine kinase/response regulator, with product MTSPVLVFLCALLAVYALATVVYYFAVLRPRLRRPRAAAAISSDGVETADRAAFEREQTQTLGPEVGRALEEWRYTFDAIVDPVLILNTELQIVKANKAARQLLSVNGAAIEGKTCHRLFAGLDTVCPLCPAQTVQHERKPHRQEITQRYLGRTFAVSCSPLFHADRIVGFIYSAKDISVQRNLEKRLVHAHKLESIATLAGGIAHDFNNILGAILGNADLLLYRLPDKEGRGESSMGPPITYEEIGEHVQAMRRAGNRAKDLVAQILAFSRQSTNQRRGLLIAPVIKESCRLLRASLPATIELKVEIADTVGMIYADPGQMQQVVMHLCTNAAQSLENKTGTIEVSLREIETGRAEQLRYHDLMPGRYVVLTVRDTGKGMPPEMLERIFDPFYTTREVGEGSGMGLAVLHGIIVSHDGVIDVKSEVGKGSVFSVFFPRLQDVAGEEGEQTVAMPRGTETILFVDDEEDIVSMRTRMLSYLGYRVLPATSPEQALGYFTRGEERIDLLITDHTMPRMTGLQLAAEINALYPDLPIILCSGYSEAVTLEEALEAGVRRFLAKPVDMRLLALAIRELLPNRDGGKP